The genomic interval taatataataaatataaagatatatttatgataattaaatatataaattaataagaagaagaaagattAGATAATAACCGGAAGATTTATCCATTGAGAGCTGAATTTGTGTTCcttgattcaaagacaaaacatGATCAAAACCCCACGTAACTTTataattttcatcaaaattactATCACTTTTTTGGCTTTTAACCAATAATAATCCCTTacaacttaaacccaacaaCACAAACAACACCAACACTgaaaaacccatttcaataatatttaattaattagtagtaGCAATCAATAATCCAAATCAACTAAATTCTCTCTATGTAtatatgataatatatatacttgaaatgttatactccaatatttatggatttacacatatatatatatataaggcaAAAAGGGTTTGTGAGCCaacttttttattaattattattattattgatttacATTTCCCACACGCTATTGATCATGTTTGGCTCCATGCTTGAGAGATTTGATATATATTTACAACTGAAATTAATTGGCTGCCAAATTAGACCAAATTTAATCATGTCAATATAATAAGAAATAgacattattttataagtttgatatatgttttaatttaaaaaaaggtgCAAATGCAGTGCAAGAAAGAAACTCTCCTATGTATTTTGTGCTATGAATTTAATTAAGTGAAGTGAATAATACCAAATAAAACTAGCTAACTTAACTATAGGCCTGATGAGCCCATTAATATGTATGTACAAGAAAGGTTCAAAGAATGATACATAAACATGATTGGGTCACTATTGAAACTTGAAATGAAAGCAAAGGAGTTGAGTTTTCAAGcttttttgactaattaatttatgatgatgatgatgatgatgaagaagtaTGGAGGCTATATTATGGGCTTGAGTGATTACATCAAGGTCTTTCTGGATTGAGCTGTTTTCACACGTTTTATTAGGCTAAAAGGGTATGGGGCCCATTTCCTTGCCCTAACTAACAATacccttttctttttatttcaaCAATAACAATACATTACCTCAAAACTTATTATTAGGCACTCATGTGCAATTTGGGAATTGGGAATGCTTAACACtagtttataataattattaaattaaaatatatcgtAATATTATATTAGCTATAATATTTTATGATAGTATTAAGAAAACTCCAATCACGCCTGATCTTGAACTAAGACAGTCTAGGCTCGTGCTTAAGGCCCACCCAACTTTGAGCCCAACATTTTTATatggtatatttttttatattgaaaaaaatgatatttttgtaaaattttgtgaaaaaaaacTCAATAATACTCACTCTATTTTAGATATAACACATAGATAAAAAATTTCTTAGGTCCATTACTACCCTCACTCCACCTTAGTACCTTACTTTACCTCACAAATTACTTTTTACTTAAAGTTAATTGattaggaaaaagaaaaaaaaaaacatatacgtACACAAAAAAAATTGGAGGAAATTAGACTCTATACCATTTTTCTATTGTTCTCTttcatttttaccctcttttttaaaacctataatttttacctctttttctaAACACTTTACCGATTTTACCCCTGTCACATcaatatactctccatgtgactccctTATATCAAGGTATtttaggtacaatacatataaaaagaggtatgtttcaattaaatataaaattagaggtagttttggttaattgataaataaaaaagatatttcTCAATGTACCCCAAAAAATTGGTTCGGCATGGAGGATGCCAATTCTTTCTTATCTTCTTtctataaaatattattgtcGGCCCAATTGGCCCAACTAACTGACGAACACCAATATAAACATAAGATAAGTTGAAGAAtacttttttattgtatttattaattaaaaatatcttcatattatattttattaaaaaatactcACTTTTATGAATGTGGGTTATCCAATATACCCTCAATCTCTACTCAAGTGTAgtacataatttatattaacctaaaaaatataacGAGAACATAATCTAgtgaataatttaattttctatatataaacaATGTTCTATTAGTGTTGGCCATAGGCAACAACACAAAGATATAGCAATCATTGAATGTCAAATCATACTCTATAGAAAGtatgtatttcaaataaaaatgcttAAGGAAGTGGTCTATTTTAGGGTGATGGGTTGAATGATGTCTTTCTTTATTTCCTTAAGTAGTAATTGACTCAAAACCCACATTTAACTCGTGCTTTCTCAAGTAGCTAAGCTCTATAATACTGTCCATTTCcatattttcattttctttataatatttttgattaatacCCACTCATtcatacccaaaaaaaaaaaactctaaataaatttaccaaaattgaaaagaagaatattggCCCATTATCATTAACAAAACAAACCtacaaatatttttaaaaaaaaaataaaaaaatcaaagaacattaaTTAGCCAAACCAAAATTAGATCAATGATTTAGTTGGCATTCCTTAAAGGCACTTCCTTTTTCTTGACAATAATCATAATAAAGGTACTTTGCCTTAACATTATCATAGGATCTTTGTTGTCTTGGGTTTAAGGCCCATTTTTGTTTCTTATTCCACCAAAACGTTGCATTTGCAGCAGAACAGTCAGTTGTACCGTATTCACAGCCATTGATCTCAAACTCTTGATAATGGGCCTGAAATGGGGCCTTGGCCCAATCTGCACCAGTTCCATTTGAAGCCCATGTTCCCTCCCATATACTTGCTGAGATAAACATTTCATTTCCTGGATAATTTACACCATAGTTGGTCCAATTTTTATACACCCTTATGGGGGTATTGTCCAcaaaaaacctgaaaaaaaaaaattcttcaaaataAACAGACcattttaaactttatttttgacactataaattattaagaatttcttGAAAATAGACAGAATAGCTAATATATAATAtcatataaaaaattgaatataatTTCTTAAAAGTACGAATGAAAGTGATGTTCCTACCTAAAGCTTCccaaatatttatatgtatatatatgttataaataaatagaataattgataggttaatttaatttaattacactATTTGATGAGTATTCCAAAGAATTGCATAAGAATGAAAATCTTGACTTGGGTCAAACCAAAGATGAATCTGTTGTTCTCTGCCTCCATAATCGTTTGAGTAAACATTAGTCTGTAAATTGTAAGGAGGGCCTTCTGTGCTCAAAAATTCAAAGTCCAATTCACTGTGACCACAGTTGGACATTGACTCATCACATTTATTTCCCAACTGCCAACATAAAAGGGAAAAAAAGctcacttaaaaataaaaaagaaatgtaAAACAGCAAAATGTACATTTaagataatcaaataaaaagttaaggaaaaaaatatattaaagctAATAATAAGTTACAGAATATATTATAAAGGTTGAAATAGGTTTtaggaaaaataatttttttgatccttattataaaaataaataatatttttaaaaattattaaaaaaatatattgtttttaatagatgtttgtttttatttgaaGGGCCTAACCCctataaacaaataacattctTATTAGTGTCTAGTACATATATGGAGTGAATCTTATAAATAgttaacaattttttataatcgTTATTAATTAAAGCAAAATAAAGACTTGATATTGATTACATCAAAAGCATTGCTATAATATAAGACATCAATAAAAAGTAGTATCTTGTAAACAATTAacgatattttataataattattaaattaaattatgtgtTACTAAACACTAATAcattttaacatttcttttaCATGAGTTACAATACAGTATTTCATAAAAGAGCTAGCTAGTCACCGGTTAGCgtttctcaaaataataataataattataacaagaagaataagaaaaaaGATTAATCAATTATTGAAACTAACACTAATTAATATTATACATGGTAattaattgagaaaaaaaaatgaaagaaaatactTACATAAAATGTAGTGACAATTGATGGAGACTGACTTTGTGGTGTCTTAATCCTCATCTCAAAATACCCTGAACCATAACCTTTCTTTGATCTAAACCCCGTTCCTATATAAACACAATATATTATCAAAtatttgtaaataaataaataaatatattaatatttgaagaacatgaagaagaagaagatgaaaatGAACCTGAAGTATTGTCCATTGTAAGCTGAACTTCTTGTCCTTGGTTGAGTTGAATGAAATGATCATTTCCATATGTAATCACATAGTTATTGTCAAAGGTTGTATTATTATTGGCTTCACATTCATCTACAattttaatcaaaaataatatgG from Cannabis sativa cultivar Pink pepper isolate KNU-18-1 chromosome 4, ASM2916894v1, whole genome shotgun sequence carries:
- the LOC115713848 gene encoding xyloglucan endotransglucosylase/hydrolase protein 2-like → MMINSLLIITVLVSILFLIKIVDECEANNNTTFDNNYVITYGNDHFIQLNQGQEVQLTMDNTSGTGFRSKKGYGSGYFEMRIKTPQSQSPSIVTTFYLGNKCDESMSNCGHSELDFEFLSTEGPPYNLQTNVYSNDYGGREQQIHLWFDPSQDFHSYAILWNTHQIVFFVDNTPIRVYKNWTNYGVNYPGNEMFISASIWEGTWASNGTGADWAKAPFQAHYQEFEINGCEYGTTDCSAANATFWWNKKQKWALNPRQQRSYDNVKAKYLYYDYCQEKGSAFKECQLNH